From a region of the Helianthus annuus cultivar XRQ/B chromosome 5, HanXRQr2.0-SUNRISE, whole genome shotgun sequence genome:
- the LOC118492100 gene encoding uncharacterized protein LOC118492100, which produces MEKALARYGVTHRLSTAYHPQTSGQVENANRGVKRILEKTVGKSRKDWSEKLDDALWAFRTAYKTPLGTTPFMIVYGKACHLPVELEHRALWALKTVNLDLTEAARRRFFQIHELEALRDAAYERSWSIKEKSKALHDRRLRGLKEFKVGDKVLLFNSRLKLIAGKLKSRWNGPYVVKQVFPYGTVELYDEVDKGVWKVNGHRLKHYLGGPIDATEEEEIPLEDPPTFAEQ; this is translated from the coding sequence ATGGAAAAGGCACTTGCGCGATACGGTGTCACTCATCGTCTTTCCACCGCATATCACCCGCAAACTAGTGGCCAAGTAGAGAATGCAAACCGAGGGGTGAAGAGAATCCTTGAGAAAACGGTAGGAAAAAGTAGGAAGGATTGGTCGGAAAAGCTCGACGACGCTTTGTGGGCATTCCGCACCGCCTATAAGACACCGTTAGGCACCACACCCTTTATGATCGTATATGGCAAAGCTTGCCATCTCCCGGTTGAATTAGAACATAGGGCGTTGTGGGCGTTGAAAACCGTGAACCTTGACCTTACCGAAGCCGCAAGGAGGAGATTCTTCCAAATTCACGAGTTGGAAGCTTTGAGGGATGCCGCATATGAAAGATCTTGGAGCATCAAGGAAAAATCAAAGGCATTGCATGATCGAAGGTTGCGAGGTTTGAAAGAGTTtaaggtaggtgacaaggtactcTTGTTCAATTCCCGTTTGAAATTGATAGCAGGTAAACTGAAATCGAGGTGGAATGGACCGTACGTGGTTAAACAAGTGTTTCCGTACGGCACGGTTGAGCTTTACGATGAAGTTGATAAGGGAGTTTGGAAGGTGAATGGCCACCGTTTGAAACATTACTTGGGAGGTCCAATTGATGCTACCGAAGAGGAAGAAATTCCTCTAGAGGACCCACCCACCTTCGCCGAACAGTAA